One region of Chloroflexota bacterium genomic DNA includes:
- the miaB gene encoding tRNA (N6-isopentenyl adenosine(37)-C2)-methylthiotransferase MiaB codes for MDLRYHLITYGCQMNKADSERLGGSLEALGYSWAEEPMQADLVVVNTCAVRQSAEDRALGQLGWLTGMKKKNPDLGIAMMGCMVGDDSLERLQARLPQVDVFTKPVEYEPILEFAQQKAGNRGMLDEGCLEGSPLALGGPCRWVPVIYGCNMRCAFCIVPIRRGPERSRPIPEVVRELRWLVRHGTREVTLLGQTVDDYGRDLEGRPDLADLLTACSAVPGLDRIRFLTSHPLFMSDRIIEAVGSLPNVCEHFNIAVQSGDDLVLRRMKRGSPASRYVDLVARIRDIIPHASIATDIIVGFPGETESQFQNTLAMLEQLELDVVHTAMYSPRPGTKADEEMHDDVPRDEKHQRLLAVEALQERIVSAKNARLHGRTLDVLVEGQKNGKWWGRIRTDRITFFTDPRENLVGEILPVHIDETTAYSLRGTAVA; via the coding sequence ATGGACCTGCGTTATCACCTAATCACATACGGCTGCCAGATGAACAAGGCCGATTCCGAGCGGCTGGGCGGCTCATTGGAAGCGCTCGGGTACTCGTGGGCGGAGGAGCCGATGCAGGCCGATCTGGTCGTGGTGAACACCTGCGCCGTACGACAGAGCGCGGAAGACCGTGCCCTGGGTCAGCTCGGCTGGCTTACCGGCATGAAGAAGAAAAACCCCGATCTCGGAATCGCGATGATGGGCTGTATGGTGGGCGACGACAGCCTGGAACGCTTGCAGGCGCGGCTGCCGCAGGTGGACGTCTTCACCAAGCCGGTGGAGTACGAACCCATATTGGAATTCGCCCAACAGAAAGCCGGCAACCGGGGCATGCTTGACGAAGGCTGTTTGGAGGGTTCGCCGCTGGCGCTGGGCGGTCCGTGCCGCTGGGTGCCGGTGATTTACGGCTGCAACATGCGCTGCGCCTTCTGTATCGTGCCGATCCGGCGGGGCCCGGAACGCAGCCGCCCGATCCCGGAGGTTGTGCGCGAGCTACGCTGGTTGGTGCGGCACGGCACGCGGGAAGTTACCCTACTCGGACAGACGGTTGACGACTACGGCCGCGACCTGGAGGGCCGGCCCGACCTGGCGGACCTGCTGACGGCGTGCAGCGCAGTGCCAGGCTTGGACCGCATTCGCTTCCTTACTTCACATCCGCTCTTCATGAGCGACCGCATCATCGAAGCGGTCGGCAGCTTGCCCAATGTCTGCGAGCACTTCAACATCGCCGTGCAGAGCGGCGATGACCTGGTCCTGCGGCGCATGAAGCGCGGCTCCCCCGCCAGCCGGTACGTGGACCTGGTAGCGCGCATTCGCGACATCATCCCCCACGCTTCCATCGCGACGGACATCATCGTGGGATTTCCCGGCGAAACGGAATCGCAATTCCAGAATACGCTGGCGATGCTGGAGCAACTCGAACTCGACGTAGTGCACACGGCCATGTATTCGCCGCGGCCGGGCACGAAGGCGGATGAAGAGATGCACGACGACGTGCCCCGTGACGAGAAGCATCAACGATTGCTGGCCGTCGAAGCGCTGCAGGAGCGGATTGTCTCGGCCAAGAACGCGCGCCTGCACGGCCGCACGCTCGACGTGCTGGTGGAAGGCCAAAAGAACGGCAAGTGGTGGGGCCGCATTCGCACCGACCGTATCACGTTCTTCACCGATCCCCGTGAGAACCTGGTGGGCGAGATTCTGCCCGTGCACATTGACGAGACGACGGCGTACTCCCTGCGCGGCACGGCGGTGGCGTGA
- a CDS encoding Gfo/Idh/MocA family oxidoreductase encodes MKLRVAGIGAGRRAQAHYRALAQVENAEVVAICDVDAERAQEAAAPFGAETYADYRDMLDTEQPDAVFIVTPPNLHAEQVEYAATQKAAIFVEKPVALSVLDARRIRMAVEQGGMLCCVGYQHRYGSQAARAQELLAGRELGLARIWWYQGVPKVPWNLDSAQGGGQIVEQATHLLDLCRVFGGEVDEVYAQFGRSAWKDDESFQNWDVYSGAFAFKTGAVGSVATTYALFFGLPQSSGLDLVSEEQLLRFSGRDLQQITPRGTEIHPVEEPSSEVRMAQAFLAAVEEDDESLIRSPLDDALKTLALTLAFNRSTAENRPVTPAEIEDEIFA; translated from the coding sequence ATGAAATTGCGGGTAGCAGGTATTGGCGCGGGACGCCGCGCGCAGGCGCACTATCGCGCGCTTGCACAGGTGGAAAACGCTGAAGTTGTGGCGATCTGCGACGTGGACGCAGAGCGCGCTCAAGAGGCCGCGGCACCGTTTGGCGCGGAGACCTACGCCGACTACCGCGACATGCTCGACACCGAGCAGCCCGATGCCGTGTTTATTGTGACCCCGCCGAACTTGCACGCCGAGCAAGTTGAGTATGCCGCCACGCAGAAGGCCGCCATCTTCGTGGAAAAGCCGGTGGCGCTCAGCGTGCTGGACGCGCGCCGCATTCGCATGGCGGTGGAGCAGGGCGGTATGCTTTGTTGCGTCGGCTACCAGCACCGGTACGGTAGTCAGGCTGCCCGTGCCCAGGAACTCTTGGCCGGACGTGAACTCGGACTGGCCCGCATCTGGTGGTATCAAGGCGTGCCGAAAGTCCCCTGGAACCTGGATTCCGCCCAGGGCGGCGGCCAGATCGTGGAACAGGCCACGCACCTGCTCGACTTGTGCCGGGTCTTCGGCGGCGAGGTGGACGAAGTTTACGCACAGTTCGGCCGCAGCGCGTGGAAAGACGATGAGTCTTTTCAAAATTGGGATGTCTATTCGGGTGCATTTGCCTTCAAAACCGGCGCTGTGGGCAGCGTGGCGACGACGTATGCGCTCTTCTTCGGCCTGCCGCAGAGTTCGGGGCTCGATCTCGTCAGTGAAGAGCAATTGCTGCGCTTCTCCGGACGAGACCTGCAACAGATCACGCCGCGCGGGACCGAGATCCACCCTGTAGAAGAACCGTCGTCGGAGGTGCGCATGGCGCAGGCGTTTCTGGCCGCGGTTGAAGAAGACGACGAATCACTGATACGGTCGCCGTTGGATGATGCCCTTAAGACGCTTGCGCTCACGCTCGCCTTCAATCGCTCCACGGCCGAGAATAGACCGGTAACCCCAGCAGAGATCGAAGATGAGATCTTTGCGTAG
- a CDS encoding sulfite exporter TauE/SafE family protein, with amino-acid sequence MNSIPLWRYIAVGIAGGTLSGLAGVGGGVVIVPLITAYLALSQRQAHAVSLGAIVPTAIAASLVYALWPRDEPPGNDVPAYIAGAGFMISAVLAAPIGVRISHRINQKQLKRLFAVLLTAVGLRMLLQHPVLGNAILIAGFVLLAVMAVWSLVFHREEAA; translated from the coding sequence ATGAACTCCATCCCCCTGTGGCGCTACATTGCCGTGGGCATTGCCGGCGGTACCTTGTCCGGTCTCGCCGGTGTCGGCGGCGGTGTTGTCATCGTTCCGTTGATTACGGCCTATTTGGCTTTGTCGCAGCGGCAAGCCCATGCCGTCAGCCTGGGCGCCATCGTGCCCACGGCCATAGCTGCGTCTCTCGTCTATGCCCTGTGGCCGCGCGACGAACCGCCGGGAAACGACGTGCCGGCGTACATCGCGGGCGCCGGCTTCATGATCAGCGCCGTGCTTGCGGCGCCCATCGGCGTGCGCATCTCCCACCGCATTAATCAAAAGCAACTCAAGCGCCTCTTTGCCGTCTTGCTCACCGCCGTGGGCCTGCGCATGCTCTTGCAGCATCCCGTGCTGGGCAATGCCATCCTCATTGCCGGTTTTGTGTTGTTGGCAGTCATGGCGGTTTGGAGTCTCGTGTTCCACCGGGAGGAAGCGGCATGA
- a CDS encoding sulfite exporter TauE/SafE family protein, which translates to MTLDPELSVFLLSLAIGFSVGLLSGTMGVGGGIIMVPAAVLILGYGQHIGQGISLVVMIPTTLAGAFTHYRMKNLKLKPVFLIAIGAVAAGLVAALIAQQLSQSALQRVFSLWVLYSAIRAWGVNDWIMQRFFGKEPAEHEEEVPEEEPLT; encoded by the coding sequence ATGACGCTCGATCCCGAACTGAGCGTATTTCTCTTAAGTCTCGCTATTGGCTTTAGCGTGGGGCTGCTCAGCGGTACGATGGGCGTCGGCGGCGGCATCATCATGGTACCGGCCGCGGTGCTCATTCTGGGGTACGGCCAGCACATCGGCCAGGGCATTTCGCTCGTGGTAATGATCCCCACCACGTTGGCCGGGGCCTTCACGCACTACCGCATGAAGAATCTGAAGCTCAAGCCGGTGTTTCTTATCGCCATTGGCGCGGTTGCCGCCGGCCTGGTGGCCGCTTTGATTGCCCAGCAGCTTTCGCAATCCGCCCTACAGCGGGTGTTCAGTCTCTGGGTGCTCTACTCGGCCATCCGCGCGTGGGGCGTCAACGACTGGATCATGCAGCGCTTCTTTGGCAAAGAGCCTGCGGAGCACGAGGAAGAGGTCCCGGAAGAAGAACCTCTCACCTAG
- a CDS encoding amidohydrolase family protein gives MIVDVHSHMADSTLHLSDEFKSDLDASWKDHTIHAPPEVHRQEAVADVDAVIVFPLNAPYSGIVVPNEYVADYVRGAGENVIGFASVDANDVDAPDQLEHAVKQLGLRGLKIGPIYQGYDPLSAGALAMFAKAEALSTPVMWHHGTTFVRKAPLRFAQPWQVDEVAIRFPDLKIIVAHMGHPGVGETVSVVRKQPNVFTDISGLYPRPWQYYNALMTAVEYGATHKLLFGTDFPLFSAADTMAGLRNVNALVEGTALPRVPEDVIEGIIHRESLALLGLE, from the coding sequence ATGATTGTAGACGTACACTCGCACATGGCAGATTCGACGCTTCATCTTAGTGATGAGTTCAAGTCCGATCTCGATGCATCGTGGAAAGACCATACTATTCACGCGCCGCCGGAGGTGCACCGGCAAGAAGCAGTCGCCGACGTGGACGCTGTCATCGTCTTTCCGCTCAACGCGCCGTACAGCGGCATTGTGGTGCCCAACGAATACGTGGCCGACTATGTGCGCGGGGCCGGTGAGAACGTTATCGGCTTTGCGAGTGTCGACGCCAACGATGTGGATGCCCCCGACCAGCTTGAACATGCGGTCAAGCAACTCGGTCTGCGCGGCCTCAAGATCGGCCCAATCTACCAGGGCTACGATCCACTTTCCGCTGGGGCGCTCGCCATGTTTGCGAAAGCCGAGGCGCTCAGCACTCCCGTGATGTGGCACCATGGCACGACCTTTGTGCGCAAAGCGCCGCTGAGGTTCGCCCAACCCTGGCAGGTGGACGAGGTTGCTATTCGCTTTCCCGATCTCAAGATCATCGTGGCGCACATGGGACATCCCGGTGTCGGAGAGACCGTCTCTGTCGTGCGCAAGCAGCCGAACGTCTTCACCGACATCAGCGGACTCTATCCCCGCCCTTGGCAGTACTATAACGCGCTCATGACTGCCGTCGAATACGGCGCTACGCACAAGTTGCTCTTCGGCACGGACTTCCCACTCTTCTCCGCCGCTGACACGATGGCCGGGCTACGCAATGTCAACGCGCTGGTAGAAGGCACCGCGCTCCCGCGTGTGCCGGAGGACGTCATCGAGGGGATTATCCACCGCGAGAGCCTGGCGCTGCTGGGACTGGAGTAG
- the argS gene encoding arginine--tRNA ligase yields MNRESARTHIRGLLVQALGVAQQENKLPLLANADVTVEYAPPEKADYASNLALRLSRAVRMPPMQVAEVIVAALPESPYLAKATAAPPGFINFHLDETWLAQQVGEVVAQGEAYGDCDVGGGAALQIEFCSANPTGPLTIGSGRNIVLGDTLARVLEAANYAVQREYYVNDVGGQMDTFARTLLARYQQLHAMDAHVPADGYAGEYMIELAKQVKQEDGDTLLHIPESEALHKLHKRGLALMLDSIREDCALLGVAFDEWLSQAWLEDEGRVQAAIHTLRERGRVAEREGATWFVSSDVEDDKDNVLVRSNGEPTYFAADVAYHAYKLERGFTSLIDVWGADHHGHVPRVKASLAALGHDPEQLTILLYQLVRVLRGGEEVRMSKRTGDVVTVREVVEEVGVDASRYFLVARSPDTAMTFDLDLAQEQSDENPVYYIQYAHARTASILKRAQQEGVGSGDSDLDLLQHPAELALLRLMIRLPELVEDVAMQHAPHRLAFFAQELAALFHAFYRDCRVIDSDKLALSRARLQLVQAAKLVLARCLSLMGMSAPEHM; encoded by the coding sequence ATGAACAGAGAATCGGCACGCACGCACATTCGCGGACTCCTGGTGCAGGCACTCGGCGTGGCGCAGCAGGAGAATAAGCTCCCGCTGCTGGCGAATGCCGACGTGACCGTAGAGTACGCCCCGCCGGAAAAAGCCGATTACGCCTCTAATCTGGCTCTGCGGTTGTCGCGCGCCGTGCGCATGCCGCCCATGCAGGTTGCCGAGGTGATTGTGGCGGCGCTGCCGGAGAGCCCATACCTTGCTAAGGCCACCGCGGCCCCGCCCGGATTCATCAACTTCCATTTGGACGAGACATGGCTGGCGCAGCAGGTAGGCGAAGTTGTCGCCCAAGGTGAAGCGTACGGCGACTGCGACGTGGGCGGCGGCGCTGCGCTCCAGATCGAGTTTTGCAGCGCCAATCCCACCGGCCCGCTCACCATCGGCAGCGGACGCAATATCGTGCTCGGTGACACGCTGGCGCGGGTGTTGGAAGCCGCAAACTACGCCGTGCAGCGGGAGTACTACGTCAACGACGTGGGCGGCCAGATGGATACCTTTGCCCGCACGCTGCTGGCACGTTACCAGCAACTGCACGCTATGGACGCTCACGTGCCGGCGGACGGCTACGCCGGGGAGTATATGATTGAGCTTGCCAAGCAGGTCAAGCAGGAAGATGGCGATACACTGCTGCACATCCCGGAAAGTGAGGCACTGCACAAGCTCCACAAGCGCGGCCTTGCCCTGATGCTGGATTCTATCCGTGAGGACTGTGCGCTATTGGGCGTAGCGTTTGACGAGTGGCTTTCTCAGGCCTGGTTGGAGGATGAAGGCCGCGTGCAGGCCGCCATACACACCTTGCGCGAGCGCGGCCGCGTGGCCGAGCGAGAAGGGGCAACCTGGTTCGTCTCGAGCGACGTTGAGGATGATAAAGACAATGTCCTGGTGCGGAGCAACGGCGAACCGACGTATTTTGCCGCCGATGTTGCCTACCATGCCTATAAGCTGGAACGAGGCTTCACGAGCCTCATCGATGTCTGGGGCGCGGACCATCACGGTCATGTGCCGCGGGTCAAAGCCTCACTGGCAGCTCTCGGGCACGACCCCGAACAACTAACGATTCTCCTCTACCAGCTTGTGCGCGTGCTGCGGGGCGGTGAAGAGGTACGCATGTCCAAGCGCACCGGTGACGTCGTAACCGTGCGTGAAGTAGTGGAGGAGGTCGGCGTTGACGCAAGCCGCTACTTCCTGGTGGCGCGGTCCCCGGATACCGCCATGACGTTCGACCTGGACCTGGCGCAGGAGCAGTCGGACGAGAATCCGGTGTATTACATCCAGTATGCCCACGCGCGGACGGCGAGCATTTTGAAACGCGCGCAACAGGAGGGCGTCGGCTCAGGCGATTCCGATCTCGACCTCTTGCAGCATCCGGCGGAGCTTGCGCTGCTGCGCCTTATGATCCGCCTGCCGGAACTCGTCGAAGACGTGGCCATGCAGCATGCGCCCCACCGGCTGGCGTTCTTTGCCCAGGAATTGGCAGCGCTCTTCCATGCCTTCTACCGCGACTGCCGCGTGATAGACTCCGACAAGCTCGCGCTCTCACGCGCCCGCCTGCAACTCGTGCAAGCGGCCAAGCTCGTGCTGGCACGCTGCCTCAGCCTGATGGGCATGTCCGCGCCGGAACACATGTAG
- a CDS encoding nucleotidyltransferase family protein: METSIPGSMAHMQTDPHAQFLDIVLGNENIRTLTDRLAELELPDAYLAAGCLCQTVWNNVSGFPPDYGIIDYDVLYCDLDDLSWEGEDRTIRRCAAAFAELGVNVEVRNQARVHLWYPAKFGVPHQPLHSTKEGIDSFLHCCTALGLRKTPEGYDVYAPFGFVDVFRMVVRPNYSYGLPGWYEEKASRWKRTWPGVVVEPWCAPGPQ; this comes from the coding sequence GTGGAGACGAGCATTCCGGGAAGCATGGCGCATATGCAAACGGACCCCCACGCGCAGTTCCTCGACATCGTTCTCGGAAATGAGAACATTCGGACGCTGACGGACCGGTTGGCAGAGCTTGAGCTGCCGGACGCCTACCTAGCCGCAGGCTGCCTCTGTCAGACTGTCTGGAACAATGTAAGCGGGTTCCCTCCGGACTACGGCATCATAGACTACGATGTCCTTTACTGCGACCTCGACGACCTCAGTTGGGAGGGAGAGGACCGGACAATCCGGCGATGCGCGGCGGCTTTCGCGGAGCTAGGCGTCAATGTCGAAGTCCGCAATCAGGCCCGCGTTCACCTCTGGTATCCCGCGAAGTTCGGCGTTCCCCACCAGCCTCTCCACAGTACGAAAGAAGGCATCGACAGTTTCCTCCACTGCTGCACCGCCCTGGGACTGCGCAAGACGCCAGAGGGCTACGACGTTTACGCCCCCTTCGGCTTTGTCGATGTTTTCCGGATGGTCGTCCGCCCCAACTATTCGTACGGCTTGCCTGGGTGGTACGAGGAGAAAGCCAGCCGCTGGAAACGGACCTGGCCCGGCGTCGTTGTCGAGCCCTGGTGCGCTCCCGGCCCGCAATAG
- a CDS encoding GNAT family N-acetyltransferase yields MTAMTKQPRLTIRRATADDVPRLLALIQGMAEYEHLTHLVTATEEALRASLFGDPPAAEALLGFADDEPAGYAVYFHTYSTFLAGRSMYLEDLYVSPGYRRRGLGTLLLRRVAAIAVERGCVRFDWMALDWNTDSHRFYEGLGAEMLPEWRLFRVHGDALLQLAEERQG; encoded by the coding sequence GTGACAGCGATGACCAAACAGCCCCGGCTCACGATACGTCGTGCGACGGCAGATGACGTGCCCCGGCTCTTGGCCTTAATTCAAGGCATGGCGGAGTACGAACATCTGACACATCTAGTGACGGCGACGGAGGAAGCCTTGCGAGCGTCGCTATTTGGTGACCCGCCGGCGGCCGAGGCGCTACTCGGGTTTGCGGACGACGAGCCGGCGGGATACGCCGTTTACTTCCACACCTATTCCACGTTCCTTGCCGGGCGGAGCATGTATCTGGAGGACCTCTACGTGTCCCCTGGATACCGACGCCGCGGGTTAGGCACACTCCTCCTGCGACGCGTGGCGGCTATTGCCGTAGAACGCGGCTGCGTGCGATTCGATTGGATGGCTCTGGACTGGAACACGGACTCCCACCGCTTCTATGAGGGCCTAGGAGCGGAAATGCTGCCCGAGTGGCGTCTCTTTCGCGTCCACGGCGATGCCCTGCTTCAGCTTGCGGAAGAGAGGCAAGGATAG
- a CDS encoding valine--tRNA ligase, with the protein MAKAKPETDSRQSMDKTYEPAPVEARWYPFWEEGGYFAPRTDAEGEPFTVIMPPPNVTGELHLGHALTAAIEDVLVRWHRMRGDVTLWVPGTDHAGIATQVVVERLLQEEGTSKQELGRTQFEARVWKWVQKYGDVIDDQHRRLGASCDWSRDTFTLDPGPARAVRSTFVRLYHKGHIYRGERITNWCPRCATALSDLEVAHEEEDGHLWYISYPLVDDDSTSITVATTRPETMLGDTAVAVNPDDPRYRHLLGKEVSLPLTERKIPIIADDAVEAEFGAGALKVTPSHDIADFEIGQRHGLEFINVLNLDATMNEHAGAAYAGMDRYACRAAVVRELEAQGRLVKIENLRHAIGHCTRCDIVVEPLVSKQWRLETKPLAEPAIAAVRSGKIRILPEHFERIYYNWMENLRDWCISRQLWWGHRIPVWYCDACETIAVPPVDDPMDNPETCGECGGTLRQDPDVLDTWFSSALWPHSTLGWPDDTEDLRTFYPTTVMETGHDILFFWVARMIMMGIENMGDIPFDTVYLHGLIRDVEGQKMSKTRGNVINPLVMVEEYGADALRFALVTGTTAGNDMRFTTERIQAARNFANKLWNASRFVLSSRPEDVTAISPEPDPSQLSLVDRWIISRRNHTIAEVSRLLEQFHLGEAGRTLQEFVWSEFCDWYIEASKVSLYGEDAGAKAVTQSVLENTLAVILRLLHPFMPFVTEEIWHYLHPEADEGDTESLIVAPWPEAGERDREAEDFLDELIEAIRGVRNVRAEYEVEPGRYIPATIAAGVHSDAVTDHTAVIELLGRVRPLTVHAALTEKPEQAVSVLTSRLAVYVPLAGLRDVEQERQRLLKEEESVLANLERTRGLLANENFVNRAPPPVVEKEREKLGDLELRAQQISERLAGLE; encoded by the coding sequence ATGGCCAAAGCCAAACCGGAGACAGATTCACGACAGTCAATGGACAAAACCTACGAACCCGCGCCGGTGGAGGCGCGCTGGTACCCCTTCTGGGAGGAAGGGGGCTATTTCGCCCCGCGTACCGATGCTGAAGGCGAGCCGTTTACGGTCATCATGCCGCCGCCGAATGTCACTGGGGAACTCCATCTGGGCCACGCGCTCACGGCCGCCATCGAGGACGTGCTCGTGCGTTGGCACCGCATGCGCGGCGATGTCACTCTGTGGGTGCCCGGCACCGACCACGCGGGCATTGCGACGCAGGTGGTGGTGGAGCGCTTGCTGCAGGAAGAAGGCACCTCAAAGCAAGAGCTGGGCCGCACGCAATTCGAGGCGCGGGTGTGGAAGTGGGTGCAGAAGTACGGTGACGTCATCGACGACCAGCACCGCCGCCTCGGCGCGTCCTGCGATTGGTCGCGGGATACGTTTACGCTCGATCCGGGGCCGGCCCGCGCCGTACGCAGCACGTTCGTGCGGCTCTATCACAAAGGCCACATCTACCGTGGCGAGCGTATCACCAACTGGTGCCCGCGGTGCGCCACCGCGCTCTCCGATCTTGAAGTCGCCCATGAGGAAGAGGACGGCCACCTCTGGTATATTTCATACCCGCTCGTGGACGATGATTCTACGTCAATTACCGTCGCGACCACGCGGCCCGAGACCATGCTGGGCGATACCGCTGTTGCCGTGAATCCGGACGACCCGCGCTACCGGCATCTCTTAGGCAAAGAGGTAAGCCTCCCATTAACTGAGAGGAAAATCCCCATCATTGCCGATGATGCGGTGGAGGCGGAGTTTGGCGCGGGAGCGCTCAAGGTGACTCCGTCGCACGATATTGCGGACTTCGAAATCGGCCAACGACACGGTCTCGAATTCATCAACGTGCTAAACCTCGACGCCACCATGAACGAGCATGCCGGCGCGGCCTACGCGGGTATGGACCGCTACGCCTGCCGCGCGGCGGTCGTGCGCGAGCTGGAGGCCCAGGGGCGTCTGGTGAAGATCGAGAACCTTCGCCACGCCATCGGTCACTGCACGCGTTGCGACATCGTGGTGGAGCCGCTGGTGAGCAAGCAGTGGCGGCTGGAAACCAAGCCCCTCGCGGAGCCTGCCATCGCGGCGGTGCGCAGCGGCAAGATTCGCATTCTGCCCGAGCACTTCGAGCGCATCTACTACAACTGGATGGAGAACCTCCGCGATTGGTGCATCTCGCGGCAGCTCTGGTGGGGGCATCGTATTCCCGTGTGGTACTGCGACGCCTGCGAGACTATCGCGGTGCCGCCGGTGGACGACCCCATGGACAATCCGGAGACGTGCGGGGAGTGCGGCGGCACCCTGCGGCAGGACCCGGACGTGCTCGATACGTGGTTTAGCTCCGCCTTGTGGCCGCATTCGACGTTGGGCTGGCCCGACGATACGGAGGACCTGCGCACGTTCTACCCCACCACCGTCATGGAGACCGGCCACGACATCCTCTTCTTCTGGGTGGCGCGCATGATCATGATGGGTATCGAGAACATGGGCGACATCCCCTTCGACACGGTCTACCTGCACGGGCTCATCCGTGACGTGGAAGGCCAGAAGATGAGCAAGACGCGGGGCAACGTGATCAACCCGCTCGTCATGGTGGAGGAATACGGCGCGGATGCACTGCGCTTTGCGCTCGTCACGGGCACCACCGCGGGCAACGACATGCGTTTCACCACTGAGCGCATTCAAGCGGCGCGGAACTTTGCCAATAAGCTGTGGAACGCCAGCCGCTTCGTGCTGAGCAGTCGCCCGGAAGATGTCACAGCAATTTCGCCGGAGCCCGACCCGTCTCAGCTTTCACTTGTGGATCGCTGGATTATCAGCCGCCGCAACCACACGATTGCTGAGGTTTCACGGCTGCTCGAGCAATTCCATTTGGGCGAAGCCGGACGAACACTACAAGAGTTCGTTTGGAGTGAGTTCTGCGACTGGTACATTGAAGCTAGCAAAGTGAGTCTGTACGGTGAAGATGCTGGCGCCAAGGCGGTTACACAGAGCGTGCTGGAGAATACGCTCGCTGTAATTCTGCGGCTGCTGCATCCCTTCATGCCGTTTGTTACGGAGGAAATCTGGCACTACCTCCATCCTGAGGCCGATGAAGGCGACACCGAAAGCCTCATCGTCGCGCCGTGGCCGGAGGCGGGTGAACGCGACCGGGAAGCTGAAGACTTCCTTGACGAACTCATCGAGGCGATACGCGGCGTACGCAATGTCAGAGCCGAATACGAGGTGGAACCGGGCCGCTATATTCCCGCGACGATCGCGGCCGGTGTGCACAGCGACGCAGTGACGGACCACACCGCAGTCATAGAATTGCTGGGCCGCGTACGGCCGCTCACCGTCCACGCGGCTCTCACTGAGAAGCCGGAGCAGGCCGTGTCGGTGCTTACCAGCCGCCTGGCCGTGTACGTGCCGCTCGCCGGGCTGCGCGACGTGGAGCAAGAGCGCCAGCGGCTGCTCAAGGAAGAGGAGAGTGTGCTGGCCAATCTTGAGCGCACGCGGGGCCTGCTGGCTAACGAGAACTTTGTAAATCGCGCGCCGCCGCCGGTTGTGGAAAAAGAGCGCGAGAAGCTTGGCGACCTAGAGTTGCGGGCCCAGCAGATTAGCGAGCGCTTAGCAGGGCTTGAGTGA
- a CDS encoding SAM-dependent chlorinase/fluorinase — MSTVITLTTDFGTADGFTGAMKGVILRLAPHASIVDITHEIPPHDIRAGTFALESAVPHFPPHCIHVVVVDPGVGSERAAILAETAQGLFVAPDNGVLTSVVPDPAAARIYVLDRPEYWRSHVSATFHGRDIFAPVAAHLAQGVQPEVLGTLVSGMARLPWPLPQRCGSDIRGEVIHVEIFGNLITNLRLEDLGPEPQRTRFEIGGRSILGITLHYAAGDGLMAVVNSGGRIEIALPRASAAHALDIGVGETIRAFL, encoded by the coding sequence ATGTCGACTGTCATCACCCTCACTACTGACTTTGGCACCGCGGACGGGTTCACGGGCGCAATGAAGGGCGTAATTCTACGCCTGGCGCCCCACGCATCCATCGTGGACATTACACACGAAATACCGCCGCACGATATTCGTGCAGGCACGTTCGCGTTGGAATCGGCCGTACCGCACTTCCCACCGCATTGCATCCATGTCGTTGTTGTGGACCCCGGCGTGGGCAGCGAGCGTGCCGCCATACTCGCCGAAACTGCGCAAGGCCTGTTCGTCGCGCCGGATAACGGTGTGCTTACGAGCGTGGTCCCGGATCCGGCCGCTGCCCGGATCTACGTTCTGGATAGACCGGAATACTGGCGGTCACACGTGAGCGCAACGTTCCATGGGCGTGACATCTTTGCCCCGGTCGCCGCCCATCTAGCGCAAGGTGTCCAGCCTGAAGTTCTCGGCACATTAGTATCCGGTATGGCGCGGCTGCCCTGGCCGCTCCCCCAGCGGTGCGGAAGTGACATCCGGGGCGAAGTAATTCACGTTGAAATTTTTGGAAACCTGATTACCAACCTGCGGTTGGAAGACCTTGGCCCAGAACCTCAGCGCACTCGTTTTGAAATTGGCGGGCGCTCCATTCTCGGCATCACGCTCCACTATGCGGCGGGCGATGGCCTTATGGCAGTGGTGAATAGCGGCGGGCGTATCGAAATCGCCTTGCCCCGTGCCAGCGCGGCACATGCGCTTGACATCGGGGTTGGTGAAACAATTCGCGCATTTCTATGA